A single window of Pyrus communis chromosome 10, drPyrComm1.1, whole genome shotgun sequence DNA harbors:
- the LOC137746746 gene encoding uncharacterized protein, with protein MGSTIAVHDHDPLSLAHSRFALPPGILPADSHIQPQTRPENLPALFQPLGPTVSDRGDQISGPIEEDLLARLSLSLHHWKPQSPAVSDRGDQIADPMVEDPRTSLSLSLDHWKPQGPAVSDKGDQMSSPMEEDHLTSLSLSLDHWKPQGPAVSDRGDQMSGPMEEDLLARLPLSLHHWKPQGPAVSDRGDLAHSRFSLPPGIFPAGRHIQPQTRPENLPVLFQPQGSAVSDRGDQISDPTDKDPLTCLSVS; from the coding sequence ATGGGTAGTACTATAGCAGTGCATGATCATGATCCTCTCAGCCTTGCGCATTCACGTTTTGCCTTGCCTCCTGGTATTCTTCCTGCAGACAGTCATATTCAGCCTCAAACTCGTCCTGAGAATCTCCCAGCACTCTTCCAGCCACTGGGTCCGACAGTCAGTGACAGAGGAGATCAGATATCCGGCCCAATAGAGGAAGATCTTCTTGCACGCCTTTCTTTGTCCCTTCATCATTGGAAGCCACAGAGTCCGGCAGTTAGTGACAGAGGAGATCAGATAGCCGACCCAATGGTCGAAGATCCTCGTACGAGCCTTTCTTTGTCTCTTGATCATTGGAAGCCACAGGGTCCGGCAGTCAGTGACAAAGGAGATCAGATGTCCAGCCCAATGGAGGAAGATCATCTTACGAGCCTTTCTTTGTCTCTTGATCATTGGAAGCCACAGGGTCCGGCAGTCAGTGACAGAGGAGATCAGATGTCCGGCCCAATGGAGGAAGATCTTCTTGCACGCCTTCCTTTGTCCCTTCATCATTGGAAGCCACAGGGTCCAGCAGTCAGTGACAGAGGAGATCTTGCGCATTCACGTTTTTCCTTGCCTCCTGGTATTTTTCCTGCAGGCCGTCATATTCAGCCTCAAACTCGTCCTGAGAATCTCCCAGTACTATTCCAGCCACAGGGTTCGGCAGTCAGTGACAGAGGTGATCAGATATCCGACCCAACGGACAAAGATCCTCTTACGTGCCTCTCTGTCTCTTGA
- the LOC137746748 gene encoding uncharacterized protein, with the protein MGCNHKPESIENNCSDKDEDAMVAVEGKRESCRRRYSYSVWAIPPADVSHRIKKVMEGLRAEFGAFPCKQFYAIFKPPLREVDGRRGKKLENWLMLWMYEGITSLTFRVTCFAVYEIDYGDQSLKSLDED; encoded by the exons ATGGGATGCAACCACAAGCCTGAGAGCATAGAGAATAATTGCTCAGACAAAGATGAAGATGCGATGGTGGCGGTAGAAGGGAAGAGGGAAAGCTGCCGGAGGCGGTACTCATATTCCGTTTGGGCCATTCCACCGGCTGATGTTTCCCATAGAATCAAGAAGGTGATGGAGGGCCTCCGGGCTGAGTTTGGTGCGTTTCCCTGTAAACA GTTCTATGCCATATTTAAGCCTCCTCTACGGGAAGTCGacggaagaagaggaaaaaagcTCGAGAACTGGTTAATGCTCTGGATGTATGAGGGCATTACTAGCTTGACCTTCCGCGTAACTTGCTTTGCAGTGTATGAAATCGACTACGGTGACCAGTCTCTGAAATCTTTGGACGAAGATTGA